In the genome of Paenibacillus thermoaerophilus, one region contains:
- a CDS encoding dynamin family protein → AAPRERLAAMAARLRAAAEAADAVPALAASARALREKAARLAASRFTISLFGAFSAGKSSFANALVGERVLPVSPNPTTAAINRIVPSTPEWPHGTARVKMKSEQAIRDDIAYSLAALGLEPKPGDGALDQIRKLKPADVPPKGKPHYAFLQSVLAGWNDAIPHAGAELRATMEQFREYVAVESKSCFVEWIELHYDSALAEQGIVLVDTPGADSINARHTGVAFNYIRNADAILFVTYYNHAFSQADREFLMQLGRVKDSFALDKMFFIVNAADLASSPEELAGVVRHVESNLLPFGIRNPRIYPVSSLQAVEGKLEGNGAKLSGSGLTAFESDFMRFASTELADLAVRSAEDELRRVHDTVRDWLAEAKQDAGERQRKLQRLETQAGEALAALEASVGLRADLEQLDKEIGELLYHVKQRTAYRYGDWFTMAFNASTIREDAGGVRRTLRAAGAELQRLVSYQLSQEVLATTLRLERTLGKLGEDRFARWAAELKRSVDGWQPPAMPEASFRTPEVEEQLSDVAALADERWLSGFYKSSKQFFEGRGREELRAALEPKLAEAVAAYLDRQSAMLSAAYGEQYAAWIAEQTAALKDAVAAHRDGRKAALSDDAGITGMEKALEALRELLNSSAAGAAG, encoded by the coding sequence CAGCGGCGCCGCGCGAGCGCCTGGCCGCGATGGCGGCGCGGCTGCGCGCGGCGGCGGAGGCCGCCGACGCGGTGCCGGCGCTGGCGGCCAGCGCCCGGGCGCTGCGCGAGAAGGCGGCGCGGCTCGCGGCGAGCCGCTTCACCATCTCGCTGTTCGGGGCGTTCAGCGCCGGCAAATCGTCGTTCGCGAACGCGCTGGTGGGGGAACGGGTTCTGCCCGTATCGCCCAATCCGACAACGGCCGCGATCAACCGGATTGTGCCGTCGACGCCGGAATGGCCTCACGGCACGGCCCGCGTCAAGATGAAGAGCGAACAAGCGATCCGCGACGATATCGCGTATTCGTTGGCCGCGCTCGGGCTGGAGCCGAAGCCGGGCGACGGAGCGCTCGACCAGATCCGCAAGCTGAAGCCCGCCGACGTGCCGCCCAAGGGCAAGCCGCATTACGCGTTCCTGCAGTCGGTGCTGGCCGGCTGGAACGACGCGATTCCGCATGCGGGCGCGGAGCTTCGGGCGACGATGGAGCAATTTCGCGAATACGTCGCGGTCGAAAGCAAGTCGTGTTTCGTCGAATGGATTGAGCTGCATTACGATTCGGCGCTCGCGGAGCAGGGCATCGTGCTGGTCGATACGCCGGGAGCGGATTCGATCAACGCCCGGCATACGGGAGTCGCGTTTAATTATATCCGCAATGCGGACGCCATTTTATTCGTTACGTATTACAATCACGCTTTCTCGCAAGCCGACCGCGAATTTTTGATGCAACTGGGGCGGGTCAAGGACAGCTTCGCTCTCGATAAAATGTTTTTTATCGTCAATGCCGCCGATCTCGCTTCCTCGCCGGAGGAATTGGCAGGCGTGGTGCGCCATGTCGAATCCAACCTGCTGCCGTTCGGCATCCGCAATCCGCGGATTTATCCGGTGTCGAGCCTGCAGGCGGTGGAAGGAAAGCTGGAGGGGAACGGCGCGAAGCTGTCCGGCTCCGGACTGACCGCGTTCGAATCCGATTTTATGCGGTTTGCGTCGACCGAACTCGCCGATCTGGCGGTGCGGTCGGCCGAAGACGAGCTGAGGCGCGTTCACGACACCGTGCGGGATTGGCTCGCCGAAGCGAAGCAGGATGCGGGCGAACGCCAGCGCAAGCTGCAGCGGCTGGAGACGCAGGCGGGCGAAGCGTTGGCGGCGCTCGAAGCTTCCGTCGGCCTCCGCGCCGACCTGGAGCAGCTTGACAAAGAAATCGGCGAGCTGTTGTACCATGTCAAGCAGCGAACCGCCTACCGGTATGGCGACTGGTTTACGATGGCCTTTAACGCTTCGACGATCCGGGAAGACGCCGGAGGCGTCCGGCGGACGCTGCGGGCGGCGGGCGCCGAGCTGCAGCGGCTTGTCTCGTACCAGCTCTCGCAGGAGGTGCTGGCGACGACGCTCCGGCTGGAGCGCACGCTCGGCAAGCTCGGCGAGGACCGGTTCGCCCGCTGGGCGGCGGAGCTGAAGCGCTCGGTGGACGGCTGGCAGCCGCCTGCCATGCCGGAAGCTTCGTTCCGCACGCCGGAGGTCGAGGAGCAACTGTCGGACGTCGCCGCCCTTGCCGACGAGCGTTGGCTGTCGGGCTTCTACAAGAGCAGCAAGCAATTTTTCGAGGGACGGGGCCGCGAGGAGCTGCGGGCCGCCCTGGAGCCGAAGCTTGCCGAGGCGGTTGCGGCGTACCTCGACCGGCAGTCGGCGATGCTGTCCGCCGCTTACGGCGAGCAGTATGCCGCTTGGATCGCCGAACAAACCGCCGCGCTGAAGGACGCCGTCGCCGCGCACCGGGACGGGCGCAAGGCGGCGCTGTCCGACGATGCCGGCATCACCGGCATGG